A region from the Drosophila takahashii strain IR98-3 E-12201 chromosome 2L, DtakHiC1v2, whole genome shotgun sequence genome encodes:
- the Hacd1 gene encoding very-long-chain (3R)-3-hydroxyacyl-CoA dehydratase hpo-8: MSAKAVKSGKPGAAKEPSAVTKLYLFAYNAGQVVGWSYILWQLVNYYLLQGPEFRAQVTLWEYTRLAVIIFQNAAFVEILNASFGLVKSNPVVTGFQVFSRMMVVVGVVMATPTGKVSPGLPIALLAWAITEIIRYGYYALNIVKVVPHFVVFLRYTTFIVLYPIGVTGELLCFWWAQSYARENSVWSVVMPNKWNATFSYFGFLWIVMLGYIPIFPQLYLHMFAQRRKILGGGGGGAAKKKAN; the protein is encoded by the coding sequence ATGTCAGCAAAGGCAGTCAAGTCCGGCAAGCCAGGCGCCGCCAAGGAGCCATCGGCGGTCACGAAGCTCTACCTGTTCGCCTACAACGCCGGCCAGGTGGTGGGATGGAGCTACATCCTCTGGCAGCTGGTCAACTACTACTTGCTGCAGGGACCCGAGTTCCGGGCGCAGGTAACGCTGTGGGAGTACACGCGGCTGGCCGTGATCATCTTCCAGAACGCCGCCTTCGTGGAGATCCTCAATGCTTCGTTCGGACTGGTCAAGTCGAATCCCGTGGTCACTGGCTTCCAGGTGTTCAGCCGCATGATGGTCGTCGTGGGAGTGGTGATGGCCACGCCCACGGGCAAGGTATCGCCCGGTCTGCCCATCGCCCTGCTGGCCTGGGCCATCACCGAGATCATCCGGTATGGTTACTACGCTTTGAATATCGTCAAGGTGGTTCCGCACTTTGTGGTCTTCCTGCGCTACACCACCTTCATTGTCCTGTATCCCATTGGGGTCACCGGGGAGCTGCTGTGCTTCTGGTGGGCCCAGAGCTACGCCCGCGAGAACAGCGTGTGGAGCGTGGTGATGCCGAACAAGTGGAATGCGACCTTCTCCTACTTCGGTTTCCTGTGGATCGTCATGCTGGGCTATATACCCATCTTCCCGCAGCTGTATCTGCACATGTTCGCCCAGCGCCGCAAGAtcctcggcggcggcggcggaggagcagcCAAAAAGAAGGCCAACTGA
- the LOC108067495 gene encoding uncharacterized protein — protein sequence MVVCRFFQQGSCRYGTKCHNEHFDVKQYLKADMESSLNGKMWPFSAYGPFKDKANFPNFIEDQSFEEVRFLCYEAKRQNQFEQFGQQFNREVMEATNKMKTMLQMSPQILEIMIKIHETPEGGTVSAAPQQPNNPFAAAAPAANQSASIFAKPTLSAGNIFGNATNQVNNAGSIFGGSMANANPGNSIFGGGAVGGGATSVFGQPQQPQQQQPAAQAFQGGNIFGQAPVQPVNPNPFGGFQQQQQPQPAGIFGQAANSNMGGIFGQAAQQQQPPSGLFAQAAATGFPNQQQQMQQQQMQQQQQQQQQQQQLQMQQQQQQMMQQQQQQLLQQQQQAQMASEVQSSVYSRMEDLNEQEIEAFKAEQFMQGALPFKPPPRELC from the exons ATGGTTGTGTGCCGGTTCTTCCAGCAAGGTTCTTGCCGCTATGGGACAAAATGCCACAACGAACACTTCGATGTCAA GCAATACCTCAAAGCCGACATGGAATCGAGCTTGAATGGCAAGATGTGGCCCTTCTCCGCCTACGGACCCTTCAAGGACAAGGCCAATTTCCCCAACTTCATCGAGGATCAATCCTTCGAGGAGGTCCGCTTTCTGTGCTACGAGGCCAAGCGACAGAACCAATTCGAACAATTCGGCCAGCAGTTCAATCGCGAGGTCATGGAGGCCACCAACAAGATGAAGACCATGCTGCAGATGTCGCCGCAGATTCTAGAGATTATGATCAAGATACACGAGACGCCCGAAGGCGGAACTGTGTCGGCTGCCCCGCAGCAGCCCAATAATCCctttgctgcagctgctccggCGGCCAATCAATCAGCGTCCATTTTTGCCAAGCCCACTTTGAGTGCGGGAAACATCTTCGGTAATGCCACGAATCAAGTCAACAACGCCGGCAGTATTTTTGGTGGTAGCATGGCGAATGCGAATCCGGGCAACAGCATTTTTGGCGGAGGAGCTGTGGGAGGAGGAGCAACAAGTGTCTTTGGGCAGCCACAGCaaccgcaacaacaacagcctgCCGCTCAAGCCTTCCAAGGAGGCAACATTTTCGGCCAGGCACCAGTTCAGCCAGTGAATCCCAATCCTTTCGGTGGCttccaacagcagcagcaacctcaACCGGCGGGTATCTTTGGCCAGGCAGCTAACTCAAATATGGGTGGAATCTTTGGCCAGGcggcacagcagcagcaacctccTTCCGGATTATTTGCTCAGGCAGCAGCCACCGGTTTTCCaaaccaacagcaacaaatgcaacagcaacagatgcaacagcagcaacaacagcaacagcagcagcaacagttgcaaatgcaacagcagcaacaacagatgatgcagcaacagcaacagcaactgttgcaacagcagcagcaagccCAGATGGCCAGCGAAGTCCAATCCTCGGTTTACAGTCGCATGGAAGATCTCAACGAACAGGAAATCGAAGCCTTCAAGGCGGAACAGTTTATGCAAGGTGCCTTGCCCTTTAAGCCACCACCACGGGAACTTTGCTGA
- the Nfs1 gene encoding cysteine desulfurase, mitochondrial encodes MQKVLGRIQAQVLRSRATNAVTTVVRHEATSPKTAPKPAATSKEFRERQVRFNIKNEQTEGRPLYLDAQATTPMDPRVLDAMLPYLTNYYGNPHSRTHAYGWETEQAVEKAREQVATLIGADPKEIVFTSGATESNNISVKGVARFYGTKKRHVITTQTEHKCVLDSCRALENEGFKVTYLPVLANGLIDLQQLEETITPETSLVSIMTVNNEIGVKQPVDEIGKLCRSRKVFFHTDAAQAVGKVPLDVNAMNIDLMSISGHKIYGPKGVGALYVRRRPRVRLEPIQSGGGQERGLRSGTVPAPLAVGLGAAAELALREMDYDKKWVDFLSNRLLDRISSALPHVIRNGDPIATYNGCLNLSFAYVEGESLLMALKDVALSSGSACTSASLEPSYVLRAIGTDEDLAHSSIRFGIGRFTTVEEVDYTADKCIKHVERLREMSPLWEMVQEGIDLKTIQWSQH; translated from the exons ATGCAAAAGGTGTTGGGACGAATCCAGGCGCAGGTGCTGCGCTCCCGGGCCACAAATGCAGTGACCACGGTGGTCAGGCACGAGGCCACCTCCCCCAAAACAGCCCCCAAACCGGCAGCTACATCCAAAG AATTCCGGGAGAGACAAGTCCGATTCAACATAAAGAATGAACAGACCGAGGGAAGACCCCTATACCTGGATGCCCAGGCCACAACGCCTATGGATCCACGTGTGCTGGACGCCATGCTGCCCTACCTGACGAACTACTACGGGAATCCCCACTCGCGCACCCACGCCTACGGCTGGGAAACGGAACAGGCGGTGGAGAAGGCTCGCGAGCAGGTGGCCACCTTGATTGGCGCCGATCCCAAGGAGATCGTGTTCACATCCGGCGCCACCGAATCGAATAATATATCCGTAAAGGGGGTGGCCCGGTTCTATGGCACCAAGAAGCGCCATGTGATCACCACCCAGACGGAGCACAAGTGCGTTCTGGACTCTTGCCGGGCGCTGGAAAACGAGGGGTTTAAAGTCACCTACCTGCCGGTGCTGGCCAACGGATTGATTGACCtgcagcagctggaggagacCATAACGCCGGAAACGTCGTTGGTCTCCATTATGACGGTGAACAACGAGATCGGCGTGAAGCAGCCCGTCGATGAGATCGGCAAGCTGTGCCGTTCCCGCAAAGTATTCTTCCACACGGATGCCGCCCAGGCGGTGGGCAAGGTTCCGCTGGACGTGAACGCCATGAACATTGACCTGATGTCCATATCGGGGCATAAAATCTACGGGCCGAAGGGTGTGGGCGCCCTCTATGTGCGACGCAGGCCCAGGGTTCGCCTGGAGCCCATCCAGAGTGGAGGTGGTCAGGAGCGTGGCTTGAGGAGTGGAACTGTTCCTGCTCCGCTGGCCGTGGGATTGGGAGCTGCCGCGGAACTGGCCCTCCGCGAGATGGACTACGACAAGAAGTGGGTGGACTTCCTGTCCAATCGCCTGCTGGACAGGATTTCGAGTGCCTTGCCGCATGTCATCCGGAATGGTGATCCCATAGCCACTTACAATGGCTGCCTGAACTTGTCATTCGCTTATGTAGAGGGCGAATCCCTGCTGATGGCGCTGAAGGATGTGGCCCTGAGCAGCGGTTCCGCCTGCACCTCCGCCTCCCTGGAGCCCTCCTATGTGCTGCGTGCCATTGGCACGGATGAGGATCTGGCCCACAGCTCCATACGCTTCGGCATCGGTCGCTTCACCACCGTCGAGGAGGTGGACTACACGGCAGACAAGTGCATCAAGCATGTGGAGCGTCTGCGCGAGATGTCGCCGCTGTGGGAGATGGTCCAGGAGGGCATCGACCTCAAGACCATCCAGTGGTCGCAgcattaa